The Actinomyces wuliandei genome contains the following window.
CCTCGTCCGCCAGCGTGGCACCCACTTCCACCCCGGTCGCAACGTGGGTCGCGGTAACGACGACACGCTGTTCGCCACCGCAGCTGGCAGTGTCGAGTTCGGTACCTTCCGGGGTCGCCGCGTCGTGAACGTCGTTCTTCCTGAGGCCTGAGCCGCGCGGTATATCGTCTTACGCGGGCACGGGGGCGAACGGTTCACACCGTTTGCCCCCGTGCTGTCTGGGCAGACCCGTACGGGTACCTGCCACCTGTCCGCCGCACCTGTCGCCTCTGGGGAGGTTCCATGCCCAGCTTCATCGACCGAGTGGTTCTTCACGTAGCCGGCGGGGACGGTGGTCACGGCTGTACCTCGGTGCACCGTGAGAAGTTCAAGCCCCTGGCCGGCCCCGATGGCGGTGACGGAGGGCACGGAGGCGACGTCGTCATCACCACGGACCCCTCGGTGTCAACCCTGCTGGCCTACCACCGCCGACCCCACCGACGTGCCTCCAGCGGGACCCCGGGGATGGGGGACTGGCGTCGGGGGGTTGACGGGCAGGACCTGGTCCTGCCCGTCCCGGAGGGCACGGTCGTCAAGGATGTCAACGGGGAGGTCCTGGCGGACCTGGTGGGCCACCCGGCCTCGGTGGTGGTCGCCCGTGGGGGGACAGGCGGGCGTGGCAACTTCTCCCTGGCCTCGAAGAGGAGGAAGGCCCCCGGCTTCCACCTCCTGGGTGAGCCGGGCCAGGCCCGCGACGTGGTCCTGGAGCTCAAGACCGTCGCCGACGTGGCGCTGGTGGGCTACCCGAGCGCGGGCAAGTCCTCCCTCGTCGCCGCGATGAGCGCTGCCCGCCCCAAGATTGCCGACTACCCCTTTACCACCCTGGTGCCCAACCTCGGGGTGGTCGAGGCGGGCTCCACCCGCTACACGGTCGCAGACGTCCCGGGCCTCATCCCCGGGGCCTCCCAGGGCAGGGGCCTGGGCCTGGACTTCCTGCGCCACATCGAGCGCTGCGCCGTCATCGTCCACGTCCTGGACTGCGCCACCCTGGAGCCGGGTCGTGACCCGCTCAGCGACATGGACACGATCGAGGCCGAGCTGGCGGCCTACGCGGACCGGCTGGGCAGCCAGGAGTCGGACCCGTCCCTGACGGGGCTCCCGCCGCTGCCGCAGCGTCCCCGTGTCGTCGTCCTCAACAAGGTCGATGTTCCTGAGGCCGAAGAGCTGGCTGACTTCGTCCGTAGCGACGTCGAGGCCCGGGGGGTGCCGGTCTTCGAGGTCTCAGCCGTCGTGCGCCGCGGACTGAGGCCCCTGTCCTTCGCCTTGGCGGACCTGGTGGAGCAGGCGCGCGGCCAGGCTCCCTCCCGGAGGGCGGGCAGGGTGGGCCATGACGGCCAGCCTGCCCAGCGTCCGGTCATCCGGCCCGCCGGGGTCGGCAGGCGGGGCCGGGAGCCAGTGGCGGTGGTCTCCGCCCTCCACCACCCATCGGAGGGGCAGGTCTACCAGGTGCGGGGGGACAAGCCAGAGAGGTGGGTCCTCCAGACCGACTTCACTAACGACGAGGCGGTGGGCTACCTGGCTGACCGCCTGGCGGCCGCCGGCGTCGAGGACGAGCTGGTCAGGGCGGGGGCGCACGCCGGTGACACGGTCCTTATCGGTGACGTGGAGCGAGGTGTGCTCTTCACCTGGGAGCCGGCCCTGACCACAGGACCCGAGCTGCTGGGCGCACGCGGCACCGATGCGCGCCTTCAGGAGGGGCACCGGCGTACCAACGCGGAGCGTCGCCGTCAGTACCACGAGATGATGGACGCCAAGGAGGCAGCCCGTGCCGAGCTGCGCCAGGAGGCGGCTGAGGGACTGTGGACGGATGCCTCGGTCTGGGAGGAGACGCAGTGAGCCGTGGGGTTCCGGTGCCGGGGCGACGGCCTGCCGCGCTGCCCCCCGGGGCACGGATCGTCCTCAAGGTCGGCTCCTCCTCCCTGACGCGGGCCGACGGCGGGCTGGACCTCAACCGCATCGACATCATCGCCGGGCTGATCGCCAGGCTGCGCGGCCGTGGGCACGACGTCGTCCTGGTGTCCTCCGGCGCGGTTGCCGCAGGCCTTGTCCCCCTGGGGCTGGAGAGGCGGCCCGGCGAGCTGCGCCTGCTCCAGGCGGCGGCATCGGTGGGGCAGGGCAACCTCGTGGCGCGGTGGCAGACCGCCATGAGCGCCTACGGGGTGGTGACCGCCCAGGTGCTGCTGACCGCCCAGGACGTCGCGGTACGCAGCCACTACCGCACCGTGCGGGCGACGTTTGACGCGCTGCTGTCCCTGGGGGCCGTACCTGTGGTCAACGAGAACGACGCCGTGGCCACCACGGAGTTCAGCCTCGGCGACAACGACCACCTGGCCGCGCTGGTGGCCCACCTGGTCAGCGCGGACGTGCTGGTCCTGCTCACCGACGTGGACGGCTTGTGGACGGCGCCTCCGGGTTCTCCTGGCGCGGTCCCGGTGCGCTACGTGGGCTCTGCCGCCGACCTGGTGGGCCTCAACGTGTCCGGTCGGGGCTCGACCGTGGGCACAGGGGGCATGGTGACCAAGGTCCAGGCGGCGACGATTTCCTGCGCCTCGGGGACAGCGGTCCTCATCGCCGGTGCTGATGACGCCCCCCTCTTCCTGGGAGGGCAGGGCATCCCTGCGGACGTGGGCACCTGGTTCGCCCCCACCGGCCCGCGACGCCCCAGCCGCCGCCTGTGGATGGCCCACGCCTCCCAGCCGGAGGGGCGGCTCCTCATCGACGACGGCGCGGCGCGGGCCATCACCTCCGGCAAGAAGTCCCTCCTGCTGCCGGGGGTCACCGGGGTTGACGGGGAGTTCGAGTCTGGAGCCGTGGTGGAGGTGGTCGGGCCTGAGCGCACGCTTGCCCGGGGGATCTGCCGCTACACCTCCGCCGAGCTGGCGGAGGTCCTCTGTGCCCGGGCGCAGGGTGTGCCCGCACCTGATCACGTGGCCCCGGTGGTCCACCGCGACGACCTGGCCGAGCTGCCGCGCACGGCGGGGGAGTGAGCCCTTTCTCCCCACCTCTGCCGCCCCTCAGCCCTGGGGCGGTGAGGCGCTGGGGCTCAGTCTCAGTCATAGAGCAGCTCTGAGATCTGCGCGTCGTCGATGTTCGAGGCGTTGTACCAGTGGGAGCCGGTGTCCACGTCCTCGACTGTCTCGCCGTTGGCCGCCCGGACCGCCAAGGTGACGGCCTGGTAGCCCATCTGGTAGGGGTCCTGGGTGACTGACCCCAGGAAGGCCCCGGAGCTGACAGCGTCCTTCTGGGACCTCCCCGCGTCGAAGCCCACGACGAGCAGGTCCTTGTAGGTGCCGCTGGAGCGGTCGAGGGAGGTGGCGTCGCCGGTCGCTGAGATGACGCCGTTGACCGCGTCCTGGTTGGCGGCGAACAGGGCGACGAGCCCGGTGGTGGACAGGACGGAGGTCGCGGCGGACTGGATGTCCGCCTGGCTGGTGGTCGGCGGGACCGTGACCACGATCCTCACCCTGGCGGGGTCGGGGGACGCCTGGGTCCACCGCTGCTGGCCGGAGACGTCCACCGCCCCGGCCAGGCCGTCCAGCTCCTCCAGCTCGGCGACAAGCGTGTCCACGAAGCCGT
Protein-coding sequences here:
- the rpmA gene encoding 50S ribosomal protein L27 translates to MAHKKGLGSSRNGRDSNAQRLGVKRFGGQVVKAGEILVRQRGTHFHPGRNVGRGNDDTLFATAAGSVEFGTFRGRRVVNVVLPEA
- the obgE gene encoding GTPase ObgE, giving the protein MPSFIDRVVLHVAGGDGGHGCTSVHREKFKPLAGPDGGDGGHGGDVVITTDPSVSTLLAYHRRPHRRASSGTPGMGDWRRGVDGQDLVLPVPEGTVVKDVNGEVLADLVGHPASVVVARGGTGGRGNFSLASKRRKAPGFHLLGEPGQARDVVLELKTVADVALVGYPSAGKSSLVAAMSAARPKIADYPFTTLVPNLGVVEAGSTRYTVADVPGLIPGASQGRGLGLDFLRHIERCAVIVHVLDCATLEPGRDPLSDMDTIEAELAAYADRLGSQESDPSLTGLPPLPQRPRVVVLNKVDVPEAEELADFVRSDVEARGVPVFEVSAVVRRGLRPLSFALADLVEQARGQAPSRRAGRVGHDGQPAQRPVIRPAGVGRRGREPVAVVSALHHPSEGQVYQVRGDKPERWVLQTDFTNDEAVGYLADRLAAAGVEDELVRAGAHAGDTVLIGDVERGVLFTWEPALTTGPELLGARGTDARLQEGHRRTNAERRRQYHEMMDAKEAARAELRQEAAEGLWTDASVWEETQ
- the proB gene encoding glutamate 5-kinase, which produces MVLKVGSSSLTRADGGLDLNRIDIIAGLIARLRGRGHDVVLVSSGAVAAGLVPLGLERRPGELRLLQAAASVGQGNLVARWQTAMSAYGVVTAQVLLTAQDVAVRSHYRTVRATFDALLSLGAVPVVNENDAVATTEFSLGDNDHLAALVAHLVSADVLVLLTDVDGLWTAPPGSPGAVPVRYVGSAADLVGLNVSGRGSTVGTGGMVTKVQAATISCASGTAVLIAGADDAPLFLGGQGIPADVGTWFAPTGPRRPSRRLWMAHASQPEGRLLIDDGAARAITSGKKSLLLPGVTGVDGEFESGAVVEVVGPERTLARGICRYTSAELAEVLCARAQGVPAPDHVAPVVHRDDLAELPRTAGE